The proteins below are encoded in one region of Clostridium fermenticellae:
- a CDS encoding TlyA family RNA methyltransferase, translating to MSENKERLDTLLVKKGIFTSRERAKASIMAGEIFIDNQRVDKCGQKVQESSNIEFKGKHMPFVSRGGLKLQKAVKNFNIDLNDKICMDIGASTGGFTDCMLKNGAKKVYAIDVGYGQFAWKLRTDDRVVCMERTNIRYVKPEDIGEFTDFASIDVSFISLKKVIPVVIQLLKNEGKIIALIKPQFEAGREKVGKKGVVKEKSTHKEVITNIVEFLSKYSVKILNLDYSPVKGPEGNIEYLIYFAKSNGDCSCFNNDEIEKVVNIAHHELNGEEL from the coding sequence ATGTCAGAAAATAAAGAAAGACTTGATACGTTATTAGTTAAAAAAGGTATTTTTACATCGAGAGAAAGAGCGAAGGCAAGTATAATGGCTGGAGAAATATTTATCGACAATCAGAGAGTTGATAAATGTGGTCAAAAAGTGCAAGAAAGCTCTAATATTGAATTTAAAGGAAAGCATATGCCATTTGTAAGCCGTGGTGGATTAAAACTTCAGAAAGCTGTAAAGAATTTTAATATAGATTTAAACGATAAAATATGTATGGATATAGGTGCATCAACAGGAGGATTTACAGACTGCATGCTTAAAAATGGTGCTAAAAAAGTCTATGCGATCGATGTCGGATATGGACAATTTGCATGGAAGCTTAGAACCGACGATAGAGTTGTATGTATGGAAAGAACCAATATAAGATATGTTAAACCTGAAGATATAGGTGAATTTACAGACTTTGCAAGTATAGATGTATCATTTATATCACTGAAAAAGGTTATACCTGTTGTTATTCAGTTGTTAAAGAATGAAGGGAAAATAATAGCTTTAATAAAGCCCCAGTTTGAAGCAGGAAGAGAAAAGGTTGGTAAAAAGGGAGTTGTGAAGGAGAAGAGCACACATAAAGAAGTCATAACAAATATTGTAGAATTTTTATCTAAATATAGTGTCAAAATTTTAAATTTAGATTATTCTCCTGTAAAGGGTCCCGAAGGAAATATAGAGTATTTAATTTATTTTGCTAAGTCTAATGGGGACTGCTCGTGTTTTAATAATGACGAAATTGAGAAAGTGGTAAATATAGCGCATCACGAGCTTAATGGGGAGGAACTATGA